DNA sequence from the Bacteroidota bacterium genome:
GATTCAATCATCAATGATTATGATATACCCAAACTGTATTTTCATAAGCTCAATGGTAATCACACAAGTGGTGGGAATTTTGATTTTTCAATAATTGATGGAAAACAGAGATTAGAGGCGATCTGGGGGTTTATAGACGGACGGTTTAGTATATCAGATGATTTTGTTTACCTTGCAGATAAAGCGATAGATGCTAAAGGTATGACTTATTCTGAGTTAGCTAGTAGATATCCTAAAATAAAAATTCGCTTCGATTCCTATATACTTCCAATAATATTAGTAGAGACTGATGATATTGATTTAATTGAGGATATGTTTTCTCGATTAAATGAGGCTGTACCACTTAATGCGGCAGAGAAAAGAAATGCTTTAGGTGGACCAATGGCGAAAGCTATACGGCAGGTTGCCGATACTTCTTTTTTCAAGA
Encoded proteins:
- a CDS encoding DUF262 domain-containing protein, producing MQNSTILRVNSERDDIDVNPYYQRKGEVWTLQKKQLLIDSIINDYDIPKLYFHKLNGNHTSGGNFDFSIIDGKQRLEAIWGFIDGRFSISDDFVYLADKAIDAKGMTYSELASRYPKIKIRFDSYILPIILVETDDIDLIEDMFSRLNEAVPLNAAEKRNALGGPMAKAIRQVADTSFFK